The Deinococcus sp. KNUC1210 nucleotide sequence GAGTCCCGAATTCAGTGCTGCGTGCTGAGGAGTTCTTCCTGCTCCAGCCGCTCGGCCAATCCGTCCAGATACGCGCCCAGCGCTTCCGGTCCGTCCAGCACTTCATCGGCGTGCGGGCGCAGCAGCGGCAGCTGTCCGAGCTGCACCGCGTGGCCCGCCAGTTCCAGCATCGCCACGTCGTTGTCGCTGTCTCCAAAGGCGATGGTGTTGCTCAGTTCGATGTTCAGCGCCTCGGCAACGGCGACGAGTGCCGCACCCTTGTCGGCTCCGGTGGGCGTCACCGTCAGGAATTCGGTGTAAGGCGGCTGCGCTCCGGTCATCACCAGATGAGGATGTGACTGTTCCAGCGCGTCGCGCCAGCCGCGAATGTCGGGATGGTAAAAGCCCACCTTCAGGACGTTTCCCATCGGGGCTTCGGAGAGCGGCGCGTGGACGCGGTGGGCCAGCCAGTGCGGGGCGGGCGTATTGGGCGGAATATCCACGTACACCTGATCGGCGGTGAAGACGATCACGCGGGCATCGTTCAGGCCGTGTGACAGCACCGCCCGCAGGTCGGCTTCATCGAAGCGGGCCTCGCGGTGCAGTTCGCCATTCAGCAGGATGCGTCCGCCGTTGTTGGTGGCGACCGCGGTGGGCCGGGCTGCGTCCAGCACGTCGTTTGGCGGCACGTCGCGCCCGGTGATGATGGCGGTCTTCACGCCCAGGGCATGCAGCCGTGCCAGTGCCCGGCGGGTGGCCTGCGGCACGGTCAGGCCGCCTTCGGGAATCAGGGTGCCGTCGAGATCGAAGGCAAGCAGGAGGGAAACCATGCGTCCAGGCTAGCGCAGACCTATCAGGGAACGAACGGCTGCCAGAGGTCAGCAGGAGAGGCCGCCGAAGACGGGCCGTGCGCCGCTGTTTTCTGGCCGCTCCGTTTACTCCTGCCGCACGATGGGCCGGGGTTTGCCGTTCTCGTCCACGGCCACAAAGACGAAGATGCCGCTGGTCGCCAGTTGCTGCTGTCCGGTTGCCAGCGTTTCGCGGTACACGTCCACCTTCACGCGCATGCTGGTGCGTCCGGTATGAATCACCTCGGCTTCCAGCGCCACCGCGTCGCCCCGGCGAATCGGCAGGTGAAAGTCGACCGCTTCCATGCGGGCCGTCACCACGCTGCCCTGACAGTGGCGGATGGCGGCCATGCTGGCGGCCTTGTCCATCAGACTCAGGACGAAGCCGCCGAACGCGGTGCCGTGGCCGTTCAGGTCTTTGGGGAAGACCAGTTCCAGCATGCGGGCGCTGCTGCGCGGGGCGGGCAGGATCGGGGGTTCTGCGTCGGGCGTGGAAAGGCCGGGTGTGGGTGCATCGGGCATCATAGCTGGCAGTGTAGGCGATTGATCGGCTGTTCGGCCTACCCCCATCGCTCAAGGTTGCATCAGATTGAGTTACGGTTCTGTCAGAAGCGAGGCGCTACCGTAAAGACCCGCTGGACGCACGTCAGACCGTGTGACCCGCGTGGAGTATCGGCCCCGTTTCCCCGTCTGCCCGCTGATTCCTCGCTTGTACAATCTCCACAAACTTGATATGATGGCACTCAAGTTATCTGGGCGAAAGGAGACGAATATGCCTGATAGTCCCGCTGAAATCAAAACCTCTGAGATTGCCATTCCTGCCAACGTTCCGGTGTGCCCGGTGCGTGGCAGCGTGATTTACCCAACGATGGTGCAGCATATCGACGCCAGCCGTGCTCTGAGCATCGCGGCCATCGAAGCAGCCATGCAGGAAGAGAAAGTCATTCTGATCGTGTCGCAGCGCGACAAGGATGTGGATGATCCGCAGGGCAGCGACCTGTACAACGTCGGTACGCTCTGCTCGGTGCTGCGTGTTCGCAAGAACGCTGACGGCACGGTACAGATGCTGGTGAGCGCCATCGGCCGCGCCAGTGTCAGCAGCTATACTCGCGGCGACTTCCTGCGGGCCGATGTCGAACTGCTGACCTCGGAACCCGGCAAGGCCGTCGAACTGCAGGCCCTGACCCGCGAGCTGAACGAGAAGTTCGAGTCACTGATCTCGGGCGGCAAGTTCCTGAGCAGCGAAGCGGTGCAGACCATCCAGGGCAAGGAAGACGCCGGGGAAATGGCCGATTTCATCGCCTTCAACATGGACTTCAAGCTGGAAGACAAGCAGGCGGTTCTGGAACTCCGCAAGGTGACCGACCGCATTCGCCGGGTCCTGAGCCTGCTGGACGGTGAAGCCGAAGTCATGAGCATGCAGCAGAAGATTCGCGCTCAGGTCAAGGAAGAAATTGACCGCAATCAGCGTGAGTACTACCTGCGCGAGCAGATGAAGGTCATTCAGAAGGAGCTGCACGGCGGCGAAGACGGGGAGACCGACGAGACCGAGGAGCTGAGAAGCAAGATCGAGGCCCTGGGCCTGGCTCCCGAGGTCAAGAAGGAAATCGACCGCGAGCTGAACCGCCTCAGCCGCATGCACCCCGACGCGGCCGAAGCCTCGGTCATCCGCACCTATCTGACCACGGTGACCGAGCTGCCCTGGAACGTTCGCAGCGACGATCAGCTCGATATCGTGCAGGCTGCCAACATCCTGGACGAAGACCACTACGGTCTGGAGAAGGTGAAGGACCGGGTGCTGGAATTCCTGGCCGTTCGCCGTCTGCGGAAAGAGCGGGCCGAGCGTGGCGAGATCGACGCCGCCGAGGTCAACAAGGGGCCGATTCTGGTCTTCACCGGACCTCCCGGCGTGGGCAAGACGAGCATCGCGCAGAGCATCGCCAAGAGCCTGGGGCGCAAGTACGTCCGCATTGCACTGGGCGGCGCACGCGACGAGTCCGACATTCGCGGCCATCGCCGCACCTACATCGGTGCGATGCCGGGGCGCATCATCCAGGGCCTGCGGAGCGCGGGCACCAAAAACCCGGTGGTGCTGCTGGACGAGGTGGACAAGCTGGGTGCAGGCTATCAGGGCGACCCGAGTGCGGCGCTGCTGGAAGTGCTCGACCCCGCGCAGAATGCCAACTTCACCGATCACTACCTGGGCGTGCCCTTCGATCTGAGCGAAGTGATGTTCATCGCGACCGCCAACTACCCCGAGCAGATTCCCCCGGCCCTGATGGACCGTATGGAGGTCATCGACTTTTCCAGCTACATCGAGCAGGAGAAGCTGGAGATCGCCAAGCGGTACCTGATGCCGCGCCAGCTCAATCAGAACGGGCTGAAGGGCAACCAGATCGCCATCACCGATGCCGCGCTGGAAAAGCTGATCTCGCATTACACCCGTGAGGCGGGCGTGCGAAATCTGGAACGCGAGATCGGCACGGTAGCCCGCAAGGTCGCTCGCCGCATCGCCGGTGCGGAAGTGAAGCGCGTGAAGGTGACCGACAAGGACCTGGACCGTTACCTGGGCCAGTCGCGCTACACGCCCGAGCACGAGAACCGCGAAGACATGGTGGGCGTGGCGACCGGTATGTTCTACACCCCGGTGGGCGGCGACATCCTGTTCATCGAGACTTCGGTTTCCCCCGGGCGCGGCATGGTCCTGACCGGGCAGCTGGGCGACGTGATGAAGGAATCGGCCAGAGCAGCGCTCACCTACGCCAAGACCAACGGCGACCGCTTCGGCATTCCCCGTGAACGCATCGACGAGTCCGAGATTCATATTCACGTGCCTGCGGGCGGCATTCCCAAGGAAGGCCCCAGTGCAGGCGGCGCGATGCTCACCAGCATCATCAGCGCTCTGACGGGCATTCCCGCCCGCCGCGACGTGGCGATGACCGGTGAGATTACCCTGACCGGGCGTTACCTGCCCATCGGCGGCCTGAAAGAGAAGGTGCTGGGCGCACGCCGCGCCGGAATCCGGCACATCATCATGCCCAAGGCCAACGAGGGCGACTTGCGCGACATTCCGCTGCACCTGCGCTCGACCATGCGCTTCCACCCCTGCGAGACGGCAGATCAGGTGCTGGACGTGGCTCTGGTCGGCGGACTGGCGGCACTGGAAGCTCGCGGGAACGGTGGCGGCAGCGTCAGCACCGCCAAGCCCAAGGCTTCTCGCCGCAAGCGCGGCACCGACGACGCGACCATCGCGACGGCCTAAGCGCAAAAAAGGATCAGAAAGGCGGCTCACTCCGACTGGGGTGGGCCGCCTTTCTGATGTCTGGACTTCTGTAGGTCGGCTGAGGTCGCCCCCCTCGCTTCCAACTTCAGATGCTCGACACAAGCACCGTTCAGGCAGGCTGCCCGAATCTCCGGTCCCTGCGTGGCGCTGACCACAGGCAGAATGCTGGTGCCGAATTCACCAGAGTGTCAAAAGAATGCTTACCGCCTGCACAGACAAAAGAGCCGCCAACCATTCAAAGTTGGCGGCTCTTCTTAGATCTGCGTCAGCTCAAAACGGCTTCGTGCGTGATCTCCACGTTGCCCTTCATCACGCGGCTCAGCGGGCACATGTCGGCGGCCTGCTCGACGTGCTTCTGAAACTCGGCGGCGTCGATGTTGCCGACCTTGCCGGTGATTTTCAGGTGCATGGTGGCGATTTTGAAACCCTGGCCCTCGCGCACCATGCCGCAGGTCGCCTCGGTCTGGAGATCCTGCGGGTCGTGCCCGTGTGCTCCCAGCAGCGCAGAAAGCTGCATGGTGAAGCATCCGGCGTGGGCGGCAGCCAGCAGTTCCTCGGGGTTGGTGCCCACGCCATCTTCAAAGCGGGTCTTGAAGCTGTACTGCGCGTCTTTCAGGGTGCCGCTCTCGGTGCTGATGGTTCCCTGACCTTTCGCCAGATCGCCTGTCCAGTGAGCGTTGGCCTTGCGTGCGATGTCTGCCATGGTGGTGCCTCCTTTCAAAATGTAAACATCTTCACTAGAACACGTGCTGTCCCGTTTGTACATCTCCACTGACTTTGCCGCTTCTTCAGAAAGGAGCCGCACTACACTGGGTCATGCCCGCCTTTCAGCCCTGGCCTATCACGCCCGCCGCCCCAGTTCAGACGTTTCTGTGGCCTGCCCAACAACAGAAGGCAGCCGTGCTGCTGGCGCATGGTTTCGGAGAATACAGCGCCCGCTATCACCGTCTGATCGGGGCCATGAACGAGGCAGGGTACAGCGTGTATACCTACGACCACCGGGGGCACGGCGAGAGCACCGGGCGGCGGGCGGTCGCCGATCTGCGGGATCTGGTTCAGGATCACATCGCGGCCAGAAGTGCGCTGAGGAGCCTGGACGTGCCGCTGTTCGCCTTCGGGCACAGCATGGGCGGCCTGATCACGGCGGCGTCGTATCTGCAGGACCCACGCGGGGTGAAGGGCGTGGTGCTGTCGAGCCCGGCGCTGCTCGTCGGCGTCGGTGAACCCAGGTGGCGCAAACAGGCCGGACGGGTACTGGCCCGCCTGGTGCCGCATCTGCCGCTGGCAGCACTGCCCACCGAAGGGCTTTCGCGCCTGCCGGAAGAGGTCGAGGCCTACCGCAACGATCCGCTGATGTACCACGGCAATGTTCCCGTCCTGACGGCCATCA carries:
- the lon gene encoding endopeptidase La, producing MPDSPAEIKTSEIAIPANVPVCPVRGSVIYPTMVQHIDASRALSIAAIEAAMQEEKVILIVSQRDKDVDDPQGSDLYNVGTLCSVLRVRKNADGTVQMLVSAIGRASVSSYTRGDFLRADVELLTSEPGKAVELQALTRELNEKFESLISGGKFLSSEAVQTIQGKEDAGEMADFIAFNMDFKLEDKQAVLELRKVTDRIRRVLSLLDGEAEVMSMQQKIRAQVKEEIDRNQREYYLREQMKVIQKELHGGEDGETDETEELRSKIEALGLAPEVKKEIDRELNRLSRMHPDAAEASVIRTYLTTVTELPWNVRSDDQLDIVQAANILDEDHYGLEKVKDRVLEFLAVRRLRKERAERGEIDAAEVNKGPILVFTGPPGVGKTSIAQSIAKSLGRKYVRIALGGARDESDIRGHRRTYIGAMPGRIIQGLRSAGTKNPVVLLDEVDKLGAGYQGDPSAALLEVLDPAQNANFTDHYLGVPFDLSEVMFIATANYPEQIPPALMDRMEVIDFSSYIEQEKLEIAKRYLMPRQLNQNGLKGNQIAITDAALEKLISHYTREAGVRNLEREIGTVARKVARRIAGAEVKRVKVTDKDLDRYLGQSRYTPEHENREDMVGVATGMFYTPVGGDILFIETSVSPGRGMVLTGQLGDVMKESARAALTYAKTNGDRFGIPRERIDESEIHIHVPAGGIPKEGPSAGGAMLTSIISALTGIPARRDVAMTGEITLTGRYLPIGGLKEKVLGARRAGIRHIIMPKANEGDLRDIPLHLRSTMRFHPCETADQVLDVALVGGLAALEARGNGGGSVSTAKPKASRRKRGTDDATIATA
- a CDS encoding HAD-IIB family hydrolase, whose translation is MVSLLLAFDLDGTLIPEGGLTVPQATRRALARLHALGVKTAIITGRDVPPNDVLDAARPTAVATNNGGRILLNGELHREARFDEADLRAVLSHGLNDARVIVFTADQVYVDIPPNTPAPHWLAHRVHAPLSEAPMGNVLKVGFYHPDIRGWRDALEQSHPHLVMTGAQPPYTEFLTVTPTGADKGAALVAVAEALNIELSNTIAFGDSDNDVAMLELAGHAVQLGQLPLLRPHADEVLDGPEALGAYLDGLAERLEQEELLSTQH
- a CDS encoding OsmC family protein, which codes for MADIARKANAHWTGDLAKGQGTISTESGTLKDAQYSFKTRFEDGVGTNPEELLAAAHAGCFTMQLSALLGAHGHDPQDLQTEATCGMVREGQGFKIATMHLKITGKVGNIDAAEFQKHVEQAADMCPLSRVMKGNVEITHEAVLS
- a CDS encoding acyl-CoA thioesterase, yielding MPDAPTPGLSTPDAEPPILPAPRSSARMLELVFPKDLNGHGTAFGGFVLSLMDKAASMAAIRHCQGSVVTARMEAVDFHLPIRRGDAVALEAEVIHTGRTSMRVKVDVYRETLATGQQQLATSGIFVFVAVDENGKPRPIVRQE
- a CDS encoding alpha/beta hydrolase, producing the protein MPAFQPWPITPAAPVQTFLWPAQQQKAAVLLAHGFGEYSARYHRLIGAMNEAGYSVYTYDHRGHGESTGRRAVADLRDLVQDHIAARSALRSLDVPLFAFGHSMGGLITAASYLQDPRGVKGVVLSSPALLVGVGEPRWRKQAGRVLARLVPHLPLAALPTEGLSRLPEEVEAYRNDPLMYHGNVPVLTAISMLRLSETLWGVAGGWKLPTLTVHGDQDRLADVNGSRRFMEAIASRDKTYHEVAGGFHELFNDTGRDDLTRELLDWMDARA